The stretch of DNA AGATGATACAGTAATTGAAGATCGCGCCTTCAGAGATACTAGATGCAGCATCGTAGATGTAATTATACACGACAGGATAACAAAGATAGGAATGGAGGCTTTTGCTTACACAGATCTGTTTAAATTGAATCTTCCAGACTCCATAACATACATAGGCGACAGGGCATTCAAATCAAATAATATTCAAACTCTGGTTATTCCTGGGAACGTTGTGTATATCGGAGATTCTGCATTTGATTACTGTACAGGTCTTTCGTCAGTTTCAATACCCAAAAGTGTAGAACATATCGGAGAAGCAGCTTTTGCACATTCAAAGATGAAAGAAGTTTATTTTTCCCATTCTGACATGCTGCCAGAAATGCCAGATATGAAGATATATGGAGCAGGTTCAATATTTTATAACTGTCAAAAAAATATTCAGAGAGAAACCCATGATGCATGGTATCCAACACTCGATGACGGCGGTCTTGATGTATACATTAAAGCCGGCATCAAGAACACAGACCGGCTGGAAAATCAGTTTAACAATCTGAATATAATCACCCTCGAAGATCATGTAATAACGTTTGATCCAAATGGAGGAAGCATAGATACCATATTCAAAACTGTAAAAGAAGGTGAGAAAATTACACCTCCTGCACAGCCTCCAGTGATAAGAGACAATTGGGGAATAGAGTATAACTTCATAGGCTGGTATTATGAAAATGAACCTTACAGCTTTGATACTCCAGTATCTGATGACATTGTGCTTACTGCAGCGTGGGAAAGAACTGTGACAGATAACATTGGAGATAACAATCTGATATATTTCCTGATAATTCTTGCAGCCATAATCATCATAGTGATCACTGCTGCATACATATACATTAAAAAGAGATAAGGAGGATTCATTCCTCCAATTTTTTTATAATCGGAAATAATTAAATACTAGTTGAAAAAGCTTCAGCAAACCATTAAGAATTATGATCCGAGAAAGTATCCGAATTTCAGTCTGAATAAGAAAAATAGACGCAGGTCTTTTTACCTCACTCCAATACTGAGTGCTGACTTTCTGTTCACATGTGTATATCATTCAGGATAAGTTTTAACATTCATAATCTCAACGAGGGATTTATAGGAATTATGGAACATCTCGGTTGAGACGATTGATGGAAACTCTTGAAATTTGCGGCATAGAGGTGGAAATAGAAAGGAAGAAAATCAAAAATCTTCGCATGTATGTTCATCCACCTTACGGAAATGTGACGATATCTGCACCTCTTAAAATGAGTGATGAAACGATTATAAGATTTGTAACTTCAAAGATAGATTGGATAGAAAAACATCAATCCAAATTTCAAAAACAGAAATCAAAAGCATGCCGTTACACAAATGGAGATGAAATAAACATCTGGGGAAAGAAATACCCATTGACAATTATTCCTTCAGAGACTAAAAGTTTCATAGTCAGCGGAGATAATGCTCTTCTACTGATTGATGAAAGCAGTACTTTCGAACAAAGAGAAAAGGTTGTAAATGTTTGGTATAAAAATCAGCTGGAACCAATAATGCTTGAAACCGCAAAAAGATGGGAGAACATAATCGGCGTAAAAGCTAGTTCATACATCATCAGAAATATGCACACCAGATGGGGGAACTGTAACACATCCACCAAGCGAATCTGCATCAATCTGCAGCTTGCTAAAAAATCACCGGAATTTTTAGAGTACGTAGTAATTCATGAACTGTGTCACCTTCTGGAGGGCAGCCATAATGAAGTTTTCAAATTATACATGGATAAATATCTGCCTGACTGGAGAGCATTAAGGAAAAAATTAAATGAAGAACCCATAGGGACTTTTTAAGCAGAATCCACTGTGATTTACTGACATCTCAGAAACTGCATTTCATGACATTACGGCGATGCTATAATAACTTCAAGATGATTCTCCCCTGATATGAGTTCAATGTTACCGCGGTAAGTTTGGATTCATAACGGGGATGATATCATATCTTCTAAAAAGTTAACAAATGAGGTCGGAGCTCCAGTAGCTGAGAATGAACATTCATTAACTGCCGGACCTCGCGGACCTGTGATGCTGCAAGATGTCTGGCTGTTAGAAAAACTAGCACATTTTGACAGAGAAGTAATTCCCGAAAGACGCATGCACGCTAAAGGCAGCGGGGCATATGGTACGTTTACAGTAACACATGACATTACTGAATACACAAAAGCTAAAGTTTTTGAACCGGGAAAGAAAACAGATGTCTTCGTCAGATTTTCTACTGTAGCAGGAGAAAGAGGTGCTGCAGATGCCGAACGTGATATCAGAGGATTCGCCTGTAAATTCTACACTGAAGAGGGAAACTGGGATTTGGTAGGAAACAACACACCAACCTTTTTCATAAGAGATGTGCACGATTTCCCAGATTTAAACAGAGCTGTAAAGAGAGATCCCCGTACAAATATGCGTTCAGCGCAGAATAACTGGGACTTCTGGACCATGCTTCCTGAAACATTCCATCAGACAACAATTGTAATGTCTGACCGCGGCATACCAGCATCATTCAGAAATATGCATGTTTACGGCGAGCACACTTTCAGTTTTTACAATGCTAAAAATGAACGCGTCTGGTGTAAATTCCATCTTCATACTCAGCAGGGAATTAAGAACCTTACTGATGCTGAGGCAGAAGAATTAATCGGCAGAGACAGGGAAAGCCACTGCCGGGATTTGTATGAAGCTATAGAACGCGGCGAATATCCACGCTGGACCATGTATGTACAGATCATGACTGAAGAGCAGGCCAGGAATCATTATGAGAATCCGTTTGACATCACCAAGGTCTGGAAACATGCAGAGTTCCCGCTTCATGAAGTTGGTGTTTTGGAACTCAACAGGAATCCTGAAAATTATTTTGCAGAGGTAGAACAGGCTGCATTCACACCAGCTCATGTCGTACCTGGAATTGGTTTCTCACCTGATAAATTCCTGCAGGGACGTCTTTTCGTTTATGGAGATGCCCAGCGTTACCGTCTTGGTGTGAATTACAATCAGATTCCGGTCAATAGAGCAAAATGTGAGGTTCATGATTACCACAGAGATGGAATGATGCGCGTTGATGGAAACTATGGCGGTGCTCCTGCATACACACCTAACAGCTTAGGTGAATGGGCTGCCCAGCCAGAAGTTATGGAGCCGCCGTTAGATCTCAGTGGAGCAATGTATGCATTTGATCCAAAGGATGATCCTACTGACAACTGCTTCCGCCAAGGTGGAGATTTATACCGTTTGATGACAGAAGATAAACGTGCGTTACTGATCGAGAATACTGCACGCAATATTGCACCAGTAACTCCGAATATCAAGTACCGCCATGCCGTCCACTGTTATCTGGCAGATGAAGAGTATGGAAAACGCATCACGGAAGCCATGGGACTGAATTTTGAGAAAGTCAAAGAACTTTCAAAACTGTCCAACGCTGAACTGATAAAAGCTACATTAGATCAGAAAATGCAGTAAACACACAGTCATCAGATGCATATGTCATCTGATGATTTTTTTTCTTTTAATATTCGTTTTATGCAAGCACTGTCAAGTTTGATATATGATGATCAATCAAACAGACTTAGTTGTCTGCCTGTTGATTTTTCTTCGAATAGATTCAGGTATTCAAATATCTGATTATTGTCATGGAGGATGCCGTTTTGTTCACATGTACTATGGAACAAACTCATCAGTTCATGATTATGCGGGCTGCCGATTGAATACTGGTTGCCAAATGCACTGACATACTTTTCTTTAAGACGTGGAAACAGTTTGTCCAGCTGGCTGTAAAAATACTCCCTGTTTCCTTCCCTGAGCGTTAATCCCATGCCAAAACAGATGATGCCGTGCACCTTTGCTTCTATGCAGTAATCCAAAATCCCAGATATATTCTCATAAGTATCGTTAATAAACGGAAGTATTGGACAGAGCCATACTACGGTGGGTATTCCTGCATCACGCATTCGCTTCAATACTTCAAAACGTTCCTTTGTGGTGCTGACATTGGGCTCTATTTTTTTACAAAGTTCTTCGTCATACGTAGTCATAGTCATTTGCACTACGCATTTTGTTTTTTTATTGATTTTGTCTAACAGGTCAATATCTCTCAGAATAAGATTTGATTTTGTAATTAATGTAAAACCAAACCCATATTTATATGCCAGAGTCAGAGCCTTTCTGACATTACCCAGTTCTGCTTCCAGAGGAATATATGGATCAGTCATTGATCCCGTACCAATCATACATTTTTTCTTCTTATGCTTAAGGGCGGCATCCAACAGTTCAATAGCGTTCTCTTTAACTTCAATATCCTCGAACTGATGATCCATGTGATAACAGCTGCTTCTTGAATCACAGTATATACAACCATGAGAACATCCGCGATAGAGATTCATTCCATTTTTAGCAGATAATATCCCCTTTGCCTGGACATAGTGCATCTCTTTACCTCATGATCTGCATTAGCATTCAATACAAAACAGACATGTGCACAGACGTTTAAATAATCTATTGACGAGATAAGTAATTAAAATAAAAAAATAAATTAAAAGTGGTTTTACATCTTCATAGTTATTTTCTCTCGTTCCTCCTGGGATGCCGCGGCCAGCTTCATGATTTTATTAATATCCAGCGACAAGGCTTCAGCAACCCGCGTACCATAGTCTTCATCGACTTTATAGAATAAAGCAGTCTGACGATATTGTATGCTTTCTTTAGCACCACCAAGGTGTCCTGCAATATTAGAAATCAGATGATCCTTGTCCTTATCACTCAGAACTCTGGTATACAAAGCTCTGGCCTGAGCGAAATCAACATCATCTATCGGCACCTGATGTCTCATGGCTTCATCATCAACTATTGATGCAGGCGGAGTGTATGAGATATCTGGAGCCGGTGCGTCAGGTACTGAATTTGGATAATAATTGGGATCTGTGCCTACAATGCCATAACTCATCGGTCCGTCCCTCTGATAAACATTTAATGCTCTGGGTGCGTTGATTTTAAGCTGCTGAAAATTCGGACCGAGCCTATAACGCTGCGTATCTGTATAAGCAAACAATCTTGCCTGCAGCATCCTGTCAGGGGAGGCGCCGATACCTGGAACCATATTGGATGGAGCAAAGGCAGACTGTTCGACTTCATCGAAATAATTCTCAGGATTCTTGTTCAAAACTATTTTTCCCAGAGGAATCAACGGAAAATCTCCATGATACCAAACCTTAGTAGCATCAAATGGATCGAATTCATATTTTTTAGCCTGCTCTGGAGTCATTATCTGCACATATACCGTCCATGAAGGATAATTTCCATTTTCAATTTCCTGATACAGATCGATTGTTGCATGGTCGG from Candidatus Methanomassiliicoccus intestinalis Issoire-Mx1 encodes:
- a CDS encoding M48 family metallopeptidase; this encodes METLEICGIEVEIERKKIKNLRMYVHPPYGNVTISAPLKMSDETIIRFVTSKIDWIEKHQSKFQKQKSKACRYTNGDEINIWGKKYPLTIIPSETKSFIVSGDNALLLIDESSTFEQREKVVNVWYKNQLEPIMLETAKRWENIIGVKASSYIIRNMHTRWGNCNTSTKRICINLQLAKKSPEFLEYVVIHELCHLLEGSHNEVFKLYMDKYLPDWRALRKKLNEEPIGTF
- a CDS encoding catalase encodes the protein MISSKKLTNEVGAPVAENEHSLTAGPRGPVMLQDVWLLEKLAHFDREVIPERRMHAKGSGAYGTFTVTHDITEYTKAKVFEPGKKTDVFVRFSTVAGERGAADAERDIRGFACKFYTEEGNWDLVGNNTPTFFIRDVHDFPDLNRAVKRDPRTNMRSAQNNWDFWTMLPETFHQTTIVMSDRGIPASFRNMHVYGEHTFSFYNAKNERVWCKFHLHTQQGIKNLTDAEAEELIGRDRESHCRDLYEAIERGEYPRWTMYVQIMTEEQARNHYENPFDITKVWKHAEFPLHEVGVLELNRNPENYFAEVEQAAFTPAHVVPGIGFSPDKFLQGRLFVYGDAQRYRLGVNYNQIPVNRAKCEVHDYHRDGMMRVDGNYGGAPAYTPNSLGEWAAQPEVMEPPLDLSGAMYAFDPKDDPTDNCFRQGGDLYRLMTEDKRALLIENTARNIAPVTPNIKYRHAVHCYLADEEYGKRITEAMGLNFEKVKELSKLSNAELIKATLDQKMQ
- a CDS encoding SPL family radical SAM protein; this translates as MHYVQAKGILSAKNGMNLYRGCSHGCIYCDSRSSCYHMDHQFEDIEVKENAIELLDAALKHKKKKCMIGTGSMTDPYIPLEAELGNVRKALTLAYKYGFGFTLITKSNLILRDIDLLDKINKKTKCVVQMTMTTYDEELCKKIEPNVSTTKERFEVLKRMRDAGIPTVVWLCPILPFINDTYENISGILDYCIEAKVHGIICFGMGLTLREGNREYFYSQLDKLFPRLKEKYVSAFGNQYSIGSPHNHELMSLFHSTCEQNGILHDNNQIFEYLNLFEEKSTGRQLSLFD
- a CDS encoding catalase; its protein translation is MKGKLTTASGSPIDDDQASITASGYTLIQDVHLTEKLAHFNRERIPERVVHAKGTGAHGYFEVTNDLSKYTRAAFLSEVGKKTDIFVRFSIVNTERGGPDADRDPRGFAVKFYTEEGNYDIVANNTPVFFVRDAIKFPDFIHSQKRNPKNNLHDYDTYWDFLSLTPESIHQVTILFTDRGTPKDYRHMDGFGTNTFMWYNEKNEYVWIKYTFKCDQGNETLTADEAIELKGKEADHATIDLYQEIENGNYPSWTVYVQIMTPEQAKKYEFDPFDATKVWYHGDFPLIPLGKIVLNKNPENYFDEVEQSAFAPSNMVPGIGASPDRMLQARLFAYTDTQRYRLGPNFQQLKINAPRALNVYQRDGPMSYGIVGTDPNYYPNSVPDAPAPDISYTPPASIVDDEAMRHQVPIDDVDFAQARALYTRVLSDKDKDHLISNIAGHLGGAKESIQYRQTALFYKVDEDYGTRVAEALSLDINKIMKLAAASQEEREKITMKM